The following are from one region of the Plasmodium gaboni strain SY75 chromosome 12, whole genome shotgun sequence genome:
- a CDS encoding putative lysine-specific histone demethylase 1 codes for MGKEKEDHEQNIVNRSNHLKNMNIMNNDMDNNYKHKNNGLNIYNKKKKDYKEDENLKTNTKETYDILYSYLKLSEKRSLQQSDMIKDNMSEQDFFKKVFSQELKKHNIDLTIINNKLYICIKFIQNIDNLIPYFKREFFFKTLRGNNIILLLAKKYEVTEVLIKSLYLKQTISEFFTKNYTIEEFIVRNNFMNKYVIYKNLVINNFFPLQKNNTNDNHIKKNKDNNNNNNNKIYIDHEDINNFVEYVHDLEENQKYSSHTFEKKSYKKNIKYIESIEKSHNNNKAQYLQECEKANTQNGKIPYLKQKKGINKYNKGKDKICDDSIFNSNMEHINMLDNNMCNKKNIKKFKKNNMIEFMVDNYVINDVSNKMNSHNKSLQQNNNYSSFKMPDDNNQINNNIISNVLLNNEFNLDVNKCNNAQKRKYTKRLSKTDEGEMLKFVKEKKKILNKEKKMKANEDKEQKKQEEITKKKELLMLEKEIRKKLKQEKKLKEKEEKKKEKEKLLKSEKEIRKKIREDRKRQKEEFLRKMKEEKKKLKEERKKLKQEILKSIKEERKKFKELKSKFKKISKYDNHLSKDKKKKKKKKNDESNQTNMNKNGYSNDKKKKRKKNHDISLSIKKKKCSKNDLLFNSIDHIKSDSLSLISSFPTFDNIEKESEDRNQINNLLELIEINKIVNTQDKNDYIKNLKKSKSKGVNMNKEKIKQNQILSKGNNKMITGKDENDLLDPINSQLNMNGFLINNMKTIRKKYNKKDTSNEDIPNEDIPNEDISNNYILNEDTCNKNIIHSNNSLHNIDNIYYNKNTKKAEKQNKNDINELILKGMKSFGDIKNLKSLERVLGINQSKRKNKMDSVVHIPNNVIEKSVAKKIVLNKHEGIKNNDGLKKKVKTKKKISLFGIVKPEDIIKRGLNNVYHNIEDNQKLYTDVLIIGAGISGLAASYYLNKCNAKFLVIEGRNRIGGRAFSTILPERIINNKILPETVVDLGANYLHCCDNADLSNDKKGKKKYEFKTFSEMNNDKTIPTEEDIAYEDNFIWNMKKKTKKKKNKVIVNKRKYNYNKDNCNDKNKNGNISIYDIQKEYETNVNLFKEEYSKLINDFACFPYSEYINNSKQDEYNNDNMMNNSYDENKNMYRYYNIYNNIYCNANIYNNQRCYSDGDYFYSRGIKNKRKIKLRNNMLFMIKNNIDNIRNYFKIYNKDKKDNILNFFKSLDEDIHFYNNLSDTCVNVSSQVNAKNKYTNKSNKLLKILSFNKDTRRRREYDKSVTKLAEKLKPRVSLVCGKDNWESTFYAHWYNNENGKKIKSFRIYRVNLLCDKIRVRAARKIRKYLFIGPNSNEEYVNDIKGEDDEKCNNNYISDDTNEKESDYFNNSDILKEDKQMNNNNNNNIVIDDTYNKEILFNNNYETNDKRNENIIIHKENFEEDDSNNNDIDIVYSINNLINKNSNGCMKMEHLIGEEYKENEKNEKNEKNGYNEKNGYNEKNGDNEKKPNNDKILKKHLFSSKKKTSKVDMNNILNYDKHAIIYNNYYDYGDIYNKVVRNASSINKNIEDEEEKKKIIKQEDISKTELFYNNKKRRSMWDLLMECTEEIFNEMDINQENFTLEEWKMLMVTLQSRYGYGSDLRETSIAMSRLPFSNYLDIDICPKYGSNNYILKNKKYYDKIKKNEQTPYISSFKDLNTSDKIVVDGWKWLINYLSEDIQNKIFLNTVAELVYIKDKNNDKYMYHMDNENYEINQNNTLSFLNSQGNNTNNIQSVDNNYINDSHVTKNNNIFVAQNEMSSKSTQYINENFLINDLIKEDYKLGENKEEDYKVMIKCKCYDTNFKNINKHFHGTSDLNNCNNKTVTIYAKYVIVALPLGCLIDNDKKKKLKTCLKFKPELHPLKLRALQNYKMGNHNKIILRFYPYNFTWPFDSLQINCIDQKFQFLNLHAYGKIGCILVHCFPPWSCTYGYIKKEYYIINECLYTLNKMFENSGKKLPILVDYIITKWQDDNFSFGSYAYPYINCNDNDLIYLRSPHPINNPRVVFCGEYLSKSYFQCVDGAYDTGIRAAEDIAHIGLHLKNNENQNYKTDVYIFPQNECPFTNIPLPPIKKKFLGFYITDGSDEALTDYESSSDDNININSNNIINSNNKKNNKNNYYYNNIPISVMKKEYEFLLYSLQSIQNIFKYLKQQNTHKNLKLHKHKNHIKKETNVLKPSTYNKEIIYNTYESLTNNSLINFEDKKNNDIKSNCSTLLVNVCEYNNKGTDEIQNFDRTNSINSYKNGSFFLDLPSQYSENDNNKNEANYMCTLENFNNAQKKYKGDYNDLYNDPYNDPYNDPYNDLYNDPYNDPYKDNCASNYNIETYSNITNKPFDYINNISNLYINKYIIKLNDAVFYNYNEIEMNILNKTYNVPYNKSYFLLLQTFSNIFKKYSNFIYFIQKELFLKIQGMKDILFDNNHMNDMDRNKNIYEQNEHIINEDDKKEATVHETSKEVNNMNNMNNMKLSLNLLKSNIVCNNYDIKGINIITDELNINDINLKNSTKKNNNINNKKDVLIETNSNIYNNIDLQNKIKNIYINNRKICYLNDYLKYVLIHLSISKNILDEQIISTNNNKWNSCSFLFFLCYILQYILKQLKYDLFHSTINTKVVIQLLCDYIYYLIFCKHDILCYKCMNGGELNMCDSYNCNNAWHTYCLSSSEHNMDNKNDKFWLCPSCSNIDKSKYVQRGCYNQNEIMENYWKRRIYIYKIKFFLSRTRKIRKRLDLLKAHLSRSVP; via the exons aTGGGAAAAGAGAAAGAAGATCATGAACAAAATATTGTGAATAGGAGtaatcatttaaaaaatatgaatattatgaataacgatatggataataattataaacataaaaataatggattgaatatttataataaaaaaaagaaagattATAAGGAGgatgaaaatttaaaaacaaatacTAAAGAAACATATGACATActttattcttatttaaAGTTATCAGAAAAAAGAAGTTTACAACAATCAGATATGATAAAAGATAACATGTCTGAGCAagatttttttaaaaaggTATTTTCAcaagaattaaaaaaacataatatagatttaactattataaataataaattatatatatgtataaagtttattcaaaatattgataatttaataccatattttaaaagagaatttttttttaaaacattgagaggaaataatattatattattactagCCAAAAAATATGAAGTAACAGAAgttttaataaaaagtCTATATTTAAAACAAACCATTTCAGAATTCtttacaaaaaattatacaaTTGAAGAATTTATTGTTCgtaataattttatgaacaaatatgtaatatataaaaatctagttataaacaatttttttcctttacaaaaaaataatacaaatgataatcatataaaaaaaaacaaagataataataataataataataataaaatatatattgatcatgaagatataaataattttgtcGAATATGTTCATGATCTTGAAgaaaatcaaaaatattcatCACACAcatttgaaaaaaaatcatataaaaaaaatataaaatacataGAAAGTATTGAAAAATCTcacaataataataaagcACAATATCTTCAAGAGTGTGAAAAGGCAAATACGCAAAATGGAAAAATTCCATATTTGAAGcaaaaaaaaggaataaataaatataacaagGGAAAGGATAAAATATGTGATGATTCTATCTTCAACAGTAATATGgaacatattaatatgttaGATAATAACATgtgtaataaaaaaaatataaaaaagtttaaaaagaataatatgatCGAATTTATGGTTGACAATTATGTAATTAATGATGTttcaaataaaatgaaCAGTCATAATAAATCGCTacaacaaaataataattattcttCATTCAAAATGCCTGATGACAATAACcaaattaataataatataatctCTAATGTActattaaataatgaattCAATTTGGATGTAAACAAATGTAATAATGCACAAAAAAGGAAATACACAAAACGATTAAGTAAAACGGATGAAGGAGAAATGTTAAAATTTgtaaaggaaaaaaaaaaaatattaaataaagaaaaaaaaatgaaagcAAATGAAGACAAAGAGCAAAAGAAACAAGAAGAAATtacgaaaaaaaaagaactTTTAATGCTGGAAAAAGAAATACGAAAGAAATTgaaacaagaaaaaaaattaaaagaaaaagaagaaaagaaaaaggaaaaagaaaaattattaaaaagtgaaaaagaaattagAAAGAAAATAAGGGAAGATAGAAAAAGACAAAAAGAAGAATTTCTCagaaaaatgaaagaagaaaaaaaaaaattaaaagaggaaagaaaaaaattaaaacaagaaattttaaagagtattaaagaagaaagaaaaaaatttaaagaaCTCAAATctaaatttaaaaaaattagtaaatatgataatcatttatctaaagataaaaagaaaaaaaaaaaaaaaaaaaatgatgaatCAAATCAAAcaaatatgaataaaaatggatatagtaatgataaaaaaaaaaaaaggaaaaaaaatcatGATATCTCATtaagtataaaaaaaaagaaatgttctaaaaatgatttattatttaattctattgatcatataaaaagtGATTCATTATCGCTTATTAGCTCCTTTCCAACTTTCGATAATATCGAAAAAGAATCAGAGGATAGAAACCAAATAAATAATCTCTTAGAATTAATTGAAATTAACAAAATTGTAAATACACAAGACAAGAATgattacataaaaaatttgaaaaaatcAAAGTCAAAAGGTgtaaatatgaataaagagaaaataaaacaaaatcaaatattatcaaaaggaaataataaaatgattaCAGGAAAGGATGAAAATGATCTATTGGATCCAATAAATTCTCAATTAAATATGAATGgttttttaattaataatatgaaaacaataaggaaaaaatataataaaaaagatacatcaaatgaagatattccaaatgaagatattccaaatgaagatatttcaaacaattatattttaaatgaagatacttgcaataaaaatattatacattcAAACAATTCATTACACAACATAgataacatatattataataaaaatacgAAGAAAGcagaaaaacaaaacaaaaatgatataaacgaattaatattaaaaggGATGAAAAGTTTTGgagatataaaaaatttaaaaagttTAGAAAGAGTTTTAGGAATAAATCAATCAAAAcgtaaaaataaaatggaTTCAGTGGTGCATATACCTAATAACGTTATTGAAAAAAGTGTagcaaaaaaaatagtTTTGAATAAACATGAAggtataaaaaataatgatggtttaaaaaaaaaagtcaaaacgaaaaaaaagatatcTTTATTTGGAATAGTAAAACCAgaagatataataaaaagaggtctaaataatgtatatcataatattgAAGATAATCAAAAGTTATATACTGATGTTCTAATTATAGGTGCAGGTATATCAGGATTAGCTGCTTCctattatttaaataaatgtaatGCAAAATTTTTAGTTATTGAAGGACGAAATCGTATAGGAGGTAGAGCATTTTCAACTATATTACCAGaaagaattataaataataaaatattaccAGAAACAGTAGTTGATTTAGGTGcaaattatttacattGTTGTGATAATGCCGATTTATCTAACGataaaaaaggaaagaaaaaatatgagTTCAAAACTTTTAGTGAGATGAATAATGACAAAACTATTCCAACAGAAGAGGATATCGCATATGAAGATAACTTTATTTggaatatgaaaaaaaaaacgaaaaaaaaaaaaaataaagttATAGTTAATAAAcgtaaatataattataataaagataattgtaatgataaaaataaaaatgggaacatttcaatatatgatatacaaaaagaatatgaaacaaatgtaaatttatttaaagaaGAATATTCAAAATTGATTAATGATTTTGCATGCTTTCCTTATTctgaatatattaataattcCAAACAggatgaatataataatgataatatgaTGAATAATTCTTAcgatgaaaataaaaacatgTATAGATactataatatttataataatatatattgtaacgccaatatatataataatcaaaGGTGTTACAGTGATGGGgattatttttatagtagaggtataaaaaataagagaaaaataaaattgaGAAATAACATGCTatttatgataaaaaataatattgataatatacgtaattattttaaaatatataataaagataagaaagataatatattaaatttcTTTAAAAGTTTAGATGAAGATAtccatttttataataatttaagTGATACTTGTGTAAACGTATCTTCTCAGGTGAATGCAAAAAATAAGTATACAAACAAGtcaaataaattattaaaaatattatcatttaataaagaCACTAGGCGGAGAAGAGAATATGATAAATCGGTTACAAAATTAGCCGAAAAATTAAAACCAAGAGTTTCTTTAGTTTGTGGCAAGGATAACTGGGAGTCAACTTTTTATGCACACTGgtataataatgaaaatggaaaaaaaattaaaagtTTTAGAATTTATAGAGTAAATTTGTTATGTGATAAAATAAGAGTAAGAGCTGCTCgaaaaattagaaaatatttatttattggTCCTAATAGTAATGAAGAATATgtaaatgatataaaagGGGAGGATGATGAAAAgtgtaataataattatataagtgatgatacaaatgaaaaagaaagtgattattttaataatagtgatatattaaaagaagataaacaaatgaataataataataataataatattgttattgATGATACGTAcaataaagaaatattatttaataataattacGAAACGAATgataaaagaaatgaaaatataataattcacaaggaaaattttgaagaagatgattcaaataataatgatatagATATTGTATATAGTATAAACAATTTGATTAATAAAAACAGTAATGGATGTATGAAAATGGAACATTTAATTGGAGAGgaatataaagaaaatgaaaaaaatgaaaaaaatgaaaaaaatggatataatgaaaaaaatggatataatgaaaaaaatggagataatgaaaaaaaaccaaataatgataaaatattaaagaaacatttatttagttcaaaaaagaaaacatCCAAAGTtgatatgaataatatattaaattatgataagcatgctataatatataataattattatgattatggtgatatatataataaagtTGTAAGAAACGCATCAtctattaataaaaatattgaagatgaagaagagaaaaaaaaaataataaaacaagAAGATATATCTAAAACtgaattattttataataataaaaaaagaagaagtATGTGGGATTTATTAATGGAATGTACagaagaaatatttaatgaAATGGATATAAATCAAGAAAATTTTACACTGGAAGAATGGAAAATGTTAATGGTAACATTACAATCAAGATATGGTTATGGAAGTGATTTAAGAGAAACATCTATAGCAATGTCAAGATTACCATTTTCTAATTATTTAGATATTGATATATGTCCAAAATATGGTagtaataattatatattaaaaaataaaaaatattatgataaaatcaaaaaaaatgaacaaacACCTTATATTAGTTCATTTAAAGATTTAAATACTTCAGATAAAATTGTTGTTGATGGTTGGAAATGGctaattaattatttatcagaagatattcaaaataaaattttcttaAATACAGTTGCTGAATtggtatatataaaagataaaaataatgataaatacATGTATCATATGgataatgaaaattatGAGATTAATCAGAATAACACTTTATCCTTTTTAAATAGTCAAGGAAATAAtactaataatatacaaagtgttgataataattatataaatgattCTCATGTAAccaaaaataataacatatttgTAGCACAAAATGAAATGTCAAGTAAGAGTAcacaatatataaatgaaaattttttaataaacgatttaataaaagaagattataaattaggagaaaataaagaagagGATTATAAAGTTATGATTAAATGTAAATGTTATGATActaattttaaaaatattaataaacaTTTTCATGGTACTTCAGATTTAAataattgtaataataaaactGTAACTATTTATGCAAAATATGTAATAGTAGCTTTACCACTTGGATGTTTAATagataatgataaaaaaaaaaaattaaaaacatGCTTAAAATTTAAACCAGAATTACATCCATTAAAATTGAGGGCACtacaaaattataaaatgggaaatcataataaaattatattaagATTTTATCCATATAATTTTACATGGCCTTTTGATAGTTTACAAATAAATTGTATTGATCAAAAATTtcaatttttaaatttacATGCATATGGGAAAATTGGATGTATATTAGTTCATTGTTTCCCACCTTGGTCATGTACATATggatatattaaaaaagaatattatataattaatgaatgtttatatacattaaataaaatgtttgAAAATAGTGGGAAGAAATTACCAATATTAGTtgattatattataacCAAATGGCAAGATGATAATTTCTCTTTTGGTTCATATGCATATCCATATATAAATtgtaatgataatgatttaatatatttaagaTCACCTCATCCAATTAATAATCCAAGGGTTGTTTTTTGTGGAGAATATCTATCCAAGAGTTATTTTCAATGTGTTGATGGTGCATATGATACAGGCATACGTGCAGCTGAAGATATTGCACATATTGGattacatttaaaaaataatgaaaatcaaaattataaaactgatgtgtatatatttccaCAAAATGAATGTCCTTTTACAAATATACCATTACCAcctataaaaaaaaaattcttgggtttttatataacagATGGAAGTGATGAGGCGCTAACAGATTATGAAAGTTCATCTGAcgataatattaatataaatagtaataatattataaatagtaataataaaaagaataataagaataattattattataataatattccCATATCTGTTATGAAAAAGGAATATGaattcttattatattcattacagtccatacaaaatatattcaaatatttGAAACAGCAAAATACACATAAAAATCTTAAATTGcataaacataaaaatcatataaagAAAGAAACTAATGTATTAAAACCTAGTACATATAAcaaagaaattatatataataccTACGAATCATTAACAAACAATTCTTTAATTAATTTTGAagataagaaaaataatgatattaagAGTAATTGCAGTACCTTATTAGTAAATGTATgtgaatataataataaaggTACTGATGAAATACAGAATTTTGATAGAACCAACTCTATTAATAGTTATAAAAATggttcattttttttagatTTACCCTCACAATATAgtgaaaatgataataataagaatgaagcaaattatatgtgtacacttgaaaattttaataatgcTCAGAAAAAGTATAAAGGAGATTATAATGACCTTTATAATGACCCTTATAATGACCCTTATAATGACCCTTATAATGACCTTTATAATGACCCTTATAATGACCCTTATAAGGACAATTGTGCTTCTAATTATAACATCGAAACCTATTCcaatataacaaataagccttttgattatattaataatatttcaaatttatatataaataaatatattattaaattgAACGATGCTGTATTTTATAACTATAATGAAATAgaaatgaatatattaaataaaacatataatgttccatataataaatcatattttttattattgcaaactttttcaaatatatttaagaaatattctaatttcatttattttatacaaaaagaactatttttaaaaatacaaGGTATGAAAGATATTctttttgataataatcatatgaatgatatggatagaaacaaaaatatatatgaacaaaatgaacatataataaatgaggatgataaaaaagaagCAACTGTTCATGAGACAAGTAAAGAAgtgaataatatgaataatatgaataatatgaaattGTCTTTGAATTTATTAAAGTCAAATATAGTAtgtaataattatgatataaaaggaattaatattattacagatgaattaaatattaatgacataaatttaaaaaatagtacaaaaaaaaataataatataaataataagaagGATGTGTTAATTGAAACAAATTcgaatatatataataatatcgatttacaaaataaaataaaaaacatatatattaataacagaaaaatatgttatttaaatgattatttaaaatatgtattaatacATCTATCAATtagtaaaaatatattagatgaacaaattattagtacaaataataataaatggAATTCTTGTagttttcttttttttctttgttatattttacaatatatattaaaacaattaaaatatgatttatttCATAGTACTATTAATACTAAGGTAGTTATTCAATTATTATGtgattatatttattatcttattttttgtaagcatgatattttatgttataaGTGTATGAACGGAGGAGAACTAAATATGTGTGATTCTTATAACTGTAATAATGCATGGCATACTTATTGTTTAAGTTCTAGTGAACATAACATGGATAATAAGAATGACAAATTTTGGTTATGTCCCAGCTGTTCAAATATTGATAAGTCTAAATATGTTCag AGAGGTTGTTATAATCAAAATGAAATTATGGAAAATTACTGGAAGAGaagaatttatatttataaaataaaatttttcttatcaAGAACAAGAAAGATAAGAAAAAGACTAGATTTATTGAAGGCTCACTTATCAAGAAGTGTTCCTtaa
- a CDS encoding putative mitochondrial ribosomal protein S18 precursor — MIVLLRKNNLKNTLGPFHVRCNNKLIFMRGFINEHTKETITNTIDDNNNNKKKMKLNKNLEDVKVSKENSCNALFDECLEELYRMKKKVDKDSVEYDNSPVIEELNREELKITRNIFERINKKQKHISNLSYKDIYIDPYWNPFKDVDNLKQEILYEFNEYSKMASIVELKKQRRAIKKSLKEQYKLYNPYSEEYNKHFNLNMDNDIKEQQMECHDKDEKYWNPSFNKRKILNIKSPFIWRYTHLLHHFIGENGLILPRKINMTTRKQQIQIFKSICIARRMALYPYDKKPEKDDLIPLMDPLQFLLDELIHRYIQLNDLRAQAIIKVMINRYPSLNYYKYFFFESKKEKDKNEKTAQNQEEENVTEKNEPFSQMLQKYKKNYYENFYKY; from the coding sequence ATGATTGTTTTgttaagaaaaaataatttaaaaaacaCACTTGGCCCATTTCACGTGCgttgtaataataaactTATATTTATGAGAGGGTTCATAAATGAGCACACAAAAGAAACAATCACAAATACAAtagatgataataataataataagaagaaaatgaaattaaataaaaatttagaAGATGTGAAAGTTTCCAAAGAGAATTCATGCAATGCTTTATTTGATGAATGCTTAGaagaattatatagaatgaaaaaaaaagttgATAAAGATAGTGTAGAATATGACAATTCTCCTGTTATTGAAGAATTAAATAGagaagaattaaaaataacaagaaatatttttgaaagaattaataagaaacaaaaacatatttctaatttaagttataaagatatatatattgatcCTTATTGGAATCCTTTCAAAGATGTAGATAATTTAAAACAAgaaattttatatgaatttaatGAATATTCAAAAATGGCAAGTATTGttgaattaaaaaaacaaagaaGAGCTATAAAAAAATCTTTGAAGGaacaatataaattatataatcCCTATTCagaagaatataataaacattttaatttaaatatggataatgatataaaagaaCAACAAATGGAATGTCATGATaaagatgaaaaatattggaatccatcttttaataaaagaaaaatattaaatataaaaagtcCATTTATATGGAGATATACTCATTTACTACATCATTTTATAGGTGAAAATGGTTTAATATTACCtagaaaaattaatatgACCACAAGAAAACAAcaaatacaaatatttaaatCTATATGTATAGCTAGAAGAATGGCTTTATATCCATATGATAAAAAACCTGAAAAAGATGATCTCATTCCTTTAATGGACCCCttacaatttttattaGATGAATTAATTCATCGATATATTCAATTAAATGATTTAAGAGCACAGGCAATCATAAAAGTAATGATAAATAGATATCCTTCTCTTAattattacaaatattttttctttgaatcaaagaaagaaaaagataaaaatgaaaagacCGCACAGAATcaagaagaagaaaatgtAACCGAAAAAAACGAACCCTTCTCACAAATgttacaaaaatataagaaaaacTATTATGagaatttttataaatattga